The Streptomyces sp. Je 1-332 genome has a window encoding:
- a CDS encoding spherulation-specific family 4 protein, which translates to MTLLVPLYVHPAVDPAAWQALVAAAPQLYGVVLNVADGPGAAPDPAFAAASRTLRDAGVRVLGYVDTAYGERPLDAVTDELDRHRAWYGVDGCFLDQVASGRRELRDCRRMVRALRGRGADTVVLNPGVHPAPGYARAADLLVTFEGHWTTYLGSFAAPSWTARHPPEHFCHLVYGVPPALARLAGRTAVQRGAGVHCAVPGAGPNPWTQPPPAAAGSTT; encoded by the coding sequence GCCTGGCAGGCGCTCGTGGCCGCCGCGCCCCAGCTGTACGGCGTCGTCCTGAACGTCGCCGACGGTCCGGGCGCGGCCCCCGACCCGGCCTTCGCCGCCGCCTCGCGGACCCTGCGCGATGCGGGGGTGCGGGTGCTCGGGTACGTCGACACGGCGTACGGGGAGCGGCCGCTCGACGCCGTCACCGACGAACTGGACCGGCACCGGGCCTGGTACGGCGTGGACGGCTGCTTCCTCGACCAGGTCGCCTCCGGCCGCCGCGAGCTGCGGGACTGCCGGCGCATGGTCCGCGCCCTGCGGGGGCGTGGCGCGGACACGGTGGTCCTCAACCCGGGCGTGCATCCGGCGCCCGGGTACGCCCGCGCCGCCGACCTCCTCGTCACGTTCGAGGGGCACTGGACGACGTATCTGGGCTCGTTCGCCGCCCCGTCCTGGACGGCCAGGCATCCTCCCGAGCACTTCTGCCACCTCGTCTACGGAGTGCCGCCCGCGCTGGCCCGCCTCGCCGGGCGCACCGCCGTGCAGCGGGGGGCGGGGGTGCACTGCGCCGTGCCCGGCGCGGGGCCCAACCCGTGGACACAGCCACCGCCGGCCGCGGCCGGGAGCACGACGTGA
- a CDS encoding endo alpha-1,4 polygalactosaminidase has product MLLGGCASAERDGSSADRWRPRPGTTWQWQLDGRVDPSVDVPVYDIDGFENRASDVARLHRAGRHVICYVNAGAWESFRPDSDDYPASLLGRANGWKGERWLDIRRLDVLRPLLAARFDMCRSKGFDAVEPDLLDSYLNRTGFPLTARHQLAFNRMVARLAHDRGLSIGLKNDLPQIPQLVRDFDFAVNEECAQYDECASLTPFIKAGKAVLHVEYAVPNEEFCAQSRRLGLSSMRKKLNLGQWRRPC; this is encoded by the coding sequence CTGCTGCTGGGCGGCTGCGCGTCGGCGGAGCGGGACGGCAGCTCCGCGGACCGCTGGCGGCCCCGGCCGGGCACCACCTGGCAGTGGCAGCTCGACGGCCGCGTCGACCCGAGCGTGGACGTCCCCGTCTACGACATCGACGGTTTCGAGAACCGCGCGTCCGACGTGGCCCGGCTGCACCGAGCCGGACGCCATGTCATCTGCTACGTCAACGCCGGGGCCTGGGAGTCCTTCCGCCCCGACAGCGACGACTACCCCGCGTCCCTCCTCGGCCGCGCCAACGGCTGGAAGGGAGAGCGCTGGCTCGACATCCGCCGCCTCGACGTGCTGCGTCCGCTCCTCGCCGCGCGCTTCGACATGTGCCGGAGCAAGGGCTTCGACGCGGTCGAGCCGGACCTGCTCGACAGCTATCTGAACCGCACCGGATTCCCCCTGACCGCACGCCACCAACTGGCCTTCAACCGCATGGTCGCCCGCCTCGCCCACGACCGCGGCCTGTCCATCGGCCTGAAGAACGACCTCCCGCAGATCCCGCAGCTCGTGCGTGACTTCGACTTCGCCGTCAACGAGGAGTGCGCCCAGTACGACGAGTGCGCCTCGCTCACCCCCTTCATCAAGGCGGGCAAGGCGGTGCTGCACGTCGAGTACGCCGTGCCCAACGAGGAGTTCTGCGCCCAGTCGCGCCGCCTCGGCCTGTCCTCCATGCGCAAGAAACTGAACCTGGGGCAGTGGCGCAGACCCTGCTGA